A genomic segment from Pangasianodon hypophthalmus isolate fPanHyp1 chromosome 25, fPanHyp1.pri, whole genome shotgun sequence encodes:
- the s100b gene encoding protein S100-B — protein MSDLENCLNTIIHIFHKYSEREGDKNTLKKSELKELLTHELPSFTQHIKDPSSFDSLMEGLDADGDAECDFQEFMTFITMVTICCHEFFEHHEDE, from the exons ATGTCAGATCTGGAGAACTGCCTGAACACCATCATTCACATCTTCCACAAATACTCGGAGCGAGAAGGAGACAAAAACACCCTGAAGAAGAGCGAGCTGAAGGAACTGCTCACACACGAGCTGCCGTCATTCacgcag catATAAAGGACCCGTCCTCATTTGATTCTCTGATGGAGGGTCTCGACGCTGACGGAGACGCCGAGTGCGACTTCCAGGAGTTCATGACCTTCATCACCATGGTGACCATCTGCTGCCACGAGTTCTTCGAGCACCATGAGGACGAATGA